TATGTCACATATGTTTTGAAATGCCGTCCTGTACGTCGCTATGACAAAGAAAAGGCAAGAGCCACGTGCATGGAATATCTTATTGAGCAAATTGACCGACAAAAGCCAATGCTCGTATTCTGCCTTGGCAATATAGCAGCACAATGGTTTTTTGGTGAAAAGGATACAGAAGTCAAAAACATAAGAGGTTTTTGGCATTCTGTCAGAGGTTATACTACATCCGCTACCTACCATCCTCTTGCCGTTAGAAGACGCCCCAACCTGTACCCTACCTTTGTTAAGGACTGGAAAATGCTTGCTGAGCGTTATTTTAATGAGAAAACTTTAATAAATTAGCTTTAATCAATCCCCTGCGAATCTGAGGCCCTACAAAAGCCGCCACCAGAATCTTTACCATATCACCCGGAATAAAAGGAATAACACCTGCCGAAAATGCTGCCCCCAAAGATATATGTGCCTGATACGCCAACCATACTGTACCAAATAAGTAACAAACTGCTGTACCCACTACCATTCCGATTAAAGACAGGTACCACTTATCCCAAAATCTGTCTATAAAGTAACCTCCAATAACTGCCATAAAAATGAAGCCTATGATATATCCTCCCGTTGGGCCAACGAGTTTCGACAGACCTCCTGAAAAGCCTGAAAATACAGGAATTCCTACTAATCCTATCAACATATAAACTATGTAGCTGAGAGTTCCTTTTTTCATACCAAGAGTATAAAGTGCAAAGTAAATTGCAAGGTTTGTAAAAGAGATAGGTACTACTCCTATTGGTATTGACAAAGGCCCAAGAATACAGATTACTGCTGTTATAACTCCTATAACCGAGATTTGGCGTATATTTGTACTTTTTATCATAGCTCTCCCCCAAAACGATCTACTGTATGTGTTACTTAAATACGAGTATATATGTAAGAGAGGCTATTGTCAATCATAAAATTAAAACAGGTTGACAATAGCCTCTCTTACATTAACAAAGAGCTATATTTACTTAAAACAAAACAGGTATTTCATCAAAAACAGGTACTTTGGGCAGAATTCCTGACTTAGGTCTGAAAAATACCTCATATCTGGATTTTGAAGGTTCAAACACAATTATTTGTTGGGTTCTGGTATTATATAAGTCCCCATCTTTATGAAGTCCCGGTTCCTCACCCTGATAATATGATGCTACAGCTTTCATGTTATCAAATGTAAATTTTTCACCTTGTTCCTTTAGTACTTTTTTCATACTGTAAAGCCTATTTGTATTAGACGGATTATTGGAATGGTTATCTAAATTTCCTTTTAGCATAAAAGAATTTACACAGCCTACTGAATTATCTATATCCCATATAATACCTTCATTTAGCTCTGATTTTTCAGTCCTGACCTCTCGTAGGCTGTTTTTCTTACTGCTTATATTGTTTTCCAATACTTTAGTTCCTTTTGCATCGCTTAAAAATATTAAATGACCGTATGTATAATTTCTCACGGGAGACTTAAGATAAGCTGCAACTCCATTGAGTGTTGTATAATTTTCCAGTGCATGTCTCAAGTCAAAGGGATAGGAACGTTTCCCCTCTGAACTGTAAGGTTCTCCTGTGCCTGAATCCAAAATTGCACCAAATACCTTGTCATCGCTGAAAGCTGAGATGCACGCCATATATCCCAGGTATCCTATTGAACATATTGATTTTTTTGAGTTTTTGAAAGTAACAACCGCTTGTATTCCTGCAAGCTGATTTTCAGACCCTGCATACCAGTCCAATATCCTCATCCCCATATTATCATTGTTTTGCGATCTTTTTCCATATACTCCCACCGCACAACACTGCGAAGGTCTGACTACATCCGGGCATAAATTCATTAAAAACATCTCGCCTGCTGAAAGTTTACCATCACCTCTTATATCCTGATCCTGACCTGTAAAATTTGATGCAATTCCCTTTATTTCATCTACATAGTTTTTATCTACTTGCGGGATAATTTCATTTACTCTTTGCATCATTAAGTCATATGCTTCATTGCTAGAGGTAATTTCAGCTAAATATGAGTCTACAATAGCTTCATATTGCGGAACTAATTTTAGAATTGTGGAACCGTATTCCTGTCCGATTTTTCTGTGTGATTTTTCACCTTTAAAATTAAGTACTACTTCATAGTGTGATCCCTTGTCAGTAATAGTAACACATTGGATAGTTTCAGCTGCGTTTACGGTAATGGTACTTACATTCAAGCCCATTATCAAAACAATAACCGATAATAGATATGCCAGTTTTTTCATTGTGTTCCTCCTTATTTAACTAGTTTTGTAATATTATAACATATATTTAGTTTTATATTGATTTTTTACCATATTTATTATAATATATTTGTATGAATACTTATTCATATGTTCAAATATAGGAGGAGTTAACTATGAATATTACTGATGCTATTTCTTTGTTTATGCTTATTATCTTTGGAGCAAGCTATATCCTAAAGCTTATACTATTAAAACAAAACAGCAGAATTAAAGCCAATGTACTTGCTAAAGGGGATAAGGAATTTTCTATATTTTTTACTGAATTGTCAGTAAGAGTCTCAAGTTCGTTATGGCTGCTAACCTGGGTTTCTGAGATTATTTTTCATAACAAGATTTCTTACTTCTGCGGTTATATTTTTAAAAACATCTACATTACATATGCTGGTATTATAATAACAGCTTTAGGTGTAGTTGTATTTATTCTGGCAACTGTTTTTATGAAAACTTCATGGAGAGTCGGAATTGATAAGAGTACTAAAACAGCTCTTATAACTAATGGCATTTATAAGTTCAGCAGAAATCCTGCTTTTGTAGGCTTCAATTTAATGTTTATGGGTGTTTTCTTTACTTATTCCAACGTTATCACATTGATTATATTAATTCTAAATATGCTTGCTTTTCATTTACTGATCCTACAAGAGGAAAGGCATCTGTTATCTGTGTTTGGTAAGGAATATGAGAGATACAAAAGAAATGTCCCAAGGTACTTTATAGTTTAAATATTCAGGTTATCGAGGATTAAAATATTATTGTAAATTTTTGAAGGATTTTAGGGAAAATTGTCGAATAGCCAATAATAGAATATTCAATATGAATAAAAGGTATTCCGTAAAGCTCAGATAAATTTAAATAAATAGAGGTTAAATAAAAGATAACAACTTTGCTGAAATTATCGCTCCGATTTATGTATTACCCAAGTTCTACTGGAATAAGTTGCTACTGATAATCAAATCAATACATGTTTATCAGGTGTAAATTATATAATAATCTTTAATAAATAGGAGGTAACAAATGCGTAGCAAAGGAATAAGTAGATTCA
This genomic stretch from Ruminiclostridium cellulolyticum H10 harbors:
- a CDS encoding uracil-DNA glycosylase, with the translated sequence MKQDFSPVIWTEEKVPEKAVNCQKCELHCQRSRIIWGEGNPKAPITVLLDNPGAREDKCGVEFICGTRETLQRAVFEAGLKMEDLYVTYVLKCRPVRRYDKEKARATCMEYLIEQIDRQKPMLVFCLGNIAAQWFFGEKDTEVKNIRGFWHSVRGYTTSATYHPLAVRRRPNLYPTFVKDWKMLAERYFNEKTLIN
- a CDS encoding biotin transporter BioY, whose translation is MIKSTNIRQISVIGVITAVICILGPLSIPIGVVPISFTNLAIYFALYTLGMKKGTLSYIVYMLIGLVGIPVFSGFSGGLSKLVGPTGGYIIGFIFMAVIGGYFIDRFWDKWYLSLIGMVVGTAVCYLFGTVWLAYQAHISLGAAFSAGVIPFIPGDMVKILVAAFVGPQIRRGLIKANLLKFSH
- a CDS encoding C45 family autoproteolytic acyltransferase/hydolase, producing the protein MKKLAYLLSVIVLIMGLNVSTITVNAAETIQCVTITDKGSHYEVVLNFKGEKSHRKIGQEYGSTILKLVPQYEAIVDSYLAEITSSNEAYDLMMQRVNEIIPQVDKNYVDEIKGIASNFTGQDQDIRGDGKLSAGEMFLMNLCPDVVRPSQCCAVGVYGKRSQNNDNMGMRILDWYAGSENQLAGIQAVVTFKNSKKSICSIGYLGYMACISAFSDDKVFGAILDSGTGEPYSSEGKRSYPFDLRHALENYTTLNGVAAYLKSPVRNYTYGHLIFLSDAKGTKVLENNISSKKNSLREVRTEKSELNEGIIWDIDNSVGCVNSFMLKGNLDNHSNNPSNTNRLYSMKKVLKEQGEKFTFDNMKAVASYYQGEEPGLHKDGDLYNTRTQQIIVFEPSKSRYEVFFRPKSGILPKVPVFDEIPVLF
- a CDS encoding methyltransferase family protein, which produces MNITDAISLFMLIIFGASYILKLILLKQNSRIKANVLAKGDKEFSIFFTELSVRVSSSLWLLTWVSEIIFHNKISYFCGYIFKNIYITYAGIIITALGVVVFILATVFMKTSWRVGIDKSTKTALITNGIYKFSRNPAFVGFNLMFMGVFFTYSNVITLIILILNMLAFHLLILQEERHLLSVFGKEYERYKRNVPRYFIV